The following proteins come from a genomic window of Halomarina ordinaria:
- a CDS encoding SDR family oxidoreductase — protein sequence MSDHTREGGDERPLAGRVAVVTGASRNAGRGIAVELGAAGATVYVTGRSAGDHVATDLGTGTVDETARLVDEAGGEGVAVRCDHTDDGQVAALFERVAAERGGLDLLVNNVWGGYEGYDEEPFDAPFWEQPMDRYDRMFDAGVRAHFTASAHAAPLLGAGALVVNTTAWDRDRYLGAVPYDVAKHAVTRMVYGMALDLRERGVTVLALAPGWMRTEYLREQYGVDDATAHEHPDLARTESTRYVGRAVVALATDPDVAEKSGEVLQTGALAGEYDFVDVDGRRVPPFTLPSDDRLD from the coding sequence ATGAGTGACCACACGCGCGAGGGAGGCGACGAGCGACCGCTGGCCGGGCGCGTCGCCGTCGTCACGGGCGCGAGTCGTAACGCGGGGCGGGGTATCGCCGTCGAACTCGGCGCGGCGGGTGCGACCGTCTACGTGACGGGCCGGAGCGCCGGCGACCACGTCGCCACCGACCTCGGGACGGGGACCGTCGACGAGACGGCGCGACTCGTGGACGAAGCCGGCGGCGAGGGTGTCGCCGTCCGCTGTGACCACACGGACGACGGACAGGTGGCGGCGCTGTTCGAACGGGTCGCCGCCGAGCGCGGCGGCCTCGACCTGCTGGTGAACAACGTCTGGGGCGGCTACGAGGGCTACGACGAGGAGCCGTTCGACGCGCCGTTCTGGGAGCAACCGATGGACCGGTACGACCGGATGTTCGACGCCGGGGTCCGGGCGCACTTCACGGCGAGCGCGCACGCCGCACCCCTCCTGGGTGCGGGCGCGCTGGTGGTCAACACGACGGCGTGGGACCGCGACCGCTACCTCGGGGCGGTCCCCTACGACGTCGCCAAGCACGCGGTCACCCGGATGGTCTACGGGATGGCGCTCGACCTCCGCGAGCGCGGCGTGACGGTGCTGGCGCTCGCGCCGGGGTGGATGCGCACCGAGTACCTCCGCGAGCAGTACGGCGTCGACGACGCGACGGCCCACGAGCACCCCGACCTGGCGCGCACCGAGTCGACGCGCTACGTCGGCCGGGCGGTGGTCGCGCTGGCGACCGACCCGGACGTCGCCGAGAAGAGCGGCGAGGTGCTCCAGACGGGAGCGCTCGCCGGGGAGTACGACTTCGTGGACGTCGACGGCCGTCGGGTGCCGCCGTTTACGTTACCGAGCGACGACCGACTCGACTGA
- a CDS encoding DUF7475 family protein, translating into MATTTANRFALDTATLSGVHWLAMALAAITGVIHLVLGVSFAPEPLGISFLLAGIGFFAGIALVLVDYRRMLVYVAGVAFTAVQVPLWYWLNYVGTGQTLAEVGTIEVVDKVAQLVLIVLLFVLISREE; encoded by the coding sequence ATGGCCACGACCACCGCAAACCGGTTCGCGCTCGACACCGCGACCCTCTCGGGAGTGCACTGGCTCGCCATGGCGCTGGCGGCCATCACCGGCGTCATCCACCTCGTCCTCGGCGTCAGTTTCGCGCCCGAACCGCTCGGCATCTCGTTCCTCCTCGCTGGAATCGGCTTCTTCGCGGGCATCGCGCTCGTGCTCGTCGACTACCGCCGGATGCTGGTGTACGTCGCCGGCGTCGCGTTCACCGCGGTCCAGGTGCCGCTCTGGTACTGGCTGAACTACGTCGGGACGGGCCAGACCCTCGCCGAGGTGGGGACCATCGAGGTCGTCGACAAGGTCGCACAGCTCGTGCTCATCGTCCTGCTGTTCGTGCTCATCAGCCGGGAGGAGTAG
- a CDS encoding Gfo/Idh/MocA family protein, whose product MSTGATSPLRIGLLGTGFIGTRVGDQLHGHPGATVTAVTDVDGAALSSAGDTFGVPGERRYTDYRTMFAEAPLDAVVVGTPHTLHYEQIVDALDADLHVLCDKPLTTDLGDALDVRDRVEASDRTLMVGYQRHLNPAFVAARERWAERDPRWLTAEVTQDWVDRFEGTWRLDPDLSGGGYLYDTGSHLLDALLWTTGLTPTAVSARMSFVDDERRVDERADLTIRFAEGATASVSTFGAAPCTREHIHGWDDDGALYLSGREWEPRDLLEIDAESGEHRPFVDHSAVRDKGEAFVAAVRGERPPPATVQDGVRVTAVTEAAYESAREDGAWVDVDADLAVGTRTGR is encoded by the coding sequence ATGAGCACAGGAGCGACCAGCCCGCTTCGCATCGGCCTGCTCGGCACCGGCTTCATCGGGACGCGCGTCGGCGACCAGCTCCACGGTCACCCCGGCGCGACCGTGACGGCCGTCACCGACGTCGACGGGGCGGCGCTGTCGAGTGCCGGCGACACCTTCGGCGTCCCCGGGGAGCGACGGTACACCGACTACCGGACGATGTTCGCGGAGGCGCCGCTCGACGCCGTCGTCGTCGGGACGCCACACACCCTCCACTACGAGCAGATAGTCGACGCGCTGGACGCCGACCTCCACGTCCTCTGTGACAAACCGCTGACGACCGACCTCGGCGACGCCCTCGACGTGCGCGACCGGGTCGAGGCGAGCGACCGGACGCTCATGGTCGGCTACCAGCGCCACCTCAACCCGGCGTTCGTCGCGGCGCGCGAACGCTGGGCCGAGCGCGACCCGCGGTGGCTGACCGCCGAGGTCACGCAGGACTGGGTCGACCGCTTCGAGGGTACCTGGCGCCTCGACCCCGACCTGAGCGGCGGGGGGTACCTCTACGACACGGGCAGTCACCTGCTCGACGCGCTGCTCTGGACGACGGGGCTGACGCCGACGGCCGTCTCCGCGCGGATGTCGTTCGTCGACGACGAGCGCCGGGTCGACGAGCGCGCCGACCTGACGATACGGTTCGCCGAGGGGGCGACGGCCTCCGTCTCGACGTTCGGGGCGGCCCCCTGCACCCGCGAGCACATCCACGGCTGGGACGACGACGGCGCGCTCTACCTCTCGGGCCGGGAGTGGGAGCCGCGCGACCTGCTCGAGATAGACGCCGAGAGCGGCGAACACCGCCCGTTCGTCGACCACAGCGCCGTCCGGGACAAGGGCGAGGCGTTCGTCGCGGCCGTCCGCGGGGAGCGCCCGCCGCCCGCGACGGTTCAGGACGGGGTGCGCGTCACCGCCGTCACCGAGGCGGCCTACGAGTCCGCCCGCGAGGACGGGGCGTGGGTGGACGTCGACGCCGACCTCGCGGTGGGGACGCGAACGGGGCGCTGA
- a CDS encoding CDP-alcohol phosphatidyltransferase family protein: protein MATLDDMDSDAPTHRTHGAPGGARRPADRLRRRWTLAVGAGVAVIVCGALALAAVRTPVTGLWWILGAGAVLVVEASLLWRGLDANRTTREAPLLPTLGLANGLTLVRGLALAAVAGFLLLPRPVGALAWAPGALYGAAALLDQVDGRVARGYGRTTLLGERLDMAFDTVGLLVAPVLAVRYGQLPVWYLAVSAARYVFLAALFVRRRRGLPIHDLPESPVRRPLAGVQMAVVALALSPVLGPPTTTLLATVAMVPFLAGFARDWLAVSGRSPR, encoded by the coding sequence ATGGCAACCCTCGACGACATGGACTCCGACGCACCGACACACCGTACACACGGCGCTCCGGGCGGCGCGCGGCGACCGGCCGACCGCCTCCGGCGTCGCTGGACGCTCGCGGTGGGGGCGGGCGTCGCCGTCATCGTCTGCGGCGCGCTGGCGCTCGCGGCGGTTCGGACCCCCGTGACCGGCCTCTGGTGGATACTCGGCGCCGGGGCGGTCCTCGTCGTCGAGGCCTCCCTGCTGTGGCGCGGCCTCGACGCGAACCGGACGACCCGCGAGGCCCCCCTGCTGCCGACGCTCGGCCTCGCGAACGGCCTGACGCTGGTTCGGGGACTGGCGCTCGCGGCCGTCGCCGGCTTCCTGCTCCTCCCGCGACCGGTCGGGGCGCTCGCGTGGGCGCCCGGCGCGCTGTACGGGGCGGCCGCCCTGCTCGACCAGGTCGACGGCCGCGTCGCGCGGGGCTACGGACGGACGACGCTCCTCGGCGAACGCCTCGACATGGCCTTCGACACCGTCGGCCTGCTCGTCGCGCCCGTCCTCGCCGTCCGCTACGGCCAGCTCCCGGTGTGGTACCTCGCCGTGAGCGCCGCGCGCTACGTCTTCCTCGCGGCCCTGTTCGTCCGGCGCCGTCGGGGGCTCCCGATACACGACCTGCCCGAGAGTCCCGTCCGGCGGCCGCTGGCGGGCGTCCAGATGGCGGTGGTGGCGCTCGCGCTCTCGCCCGTCCTGGGCCCACCGACGACCACCCTGCTCGCCACCGTCGCGATGGTCCCGTTCCTCGCGGGGTTCGCCCGCGACTGGCTGGCCGTCAGCGGACGGTCCCCTCGATGA
- a CDS encoding LVIVD repeat-containing protein, which produces MVNDGLSRRTALRALGGALALPTLPALPLTGRAAGQDGFAPLGRVEVEGTKEAVVDGDVAYLATTDGFATVDVSDPESPALLAERRDLLADREGGPLEEIFDVKVDGDRLVVPGPANASQGALQGAALYDVADPAAPERLAVYETDFFHHNVYFDDGVLYFGANGLPGNPLVMVDADALAADDPNPELGRWSPAAEDDRWLDVPFGVFNLHDIWVQEGVAALAYWDAGTWLVDVSDPAAPDPIVKVRGYDPEDLAGLSDQAVASRQFQLPGNDHFVAFDDDMSLLGLGMEAWDQTPDDGEGSPGGIDLYDVSTLAAPELVHSFAAPPTDDPSYSGTWTTSHNFELTGGRLYASWYQGGVSVHDVRDPSDPTPLAEWRDEVETSFWTARAARPGEFFVASSANFLEWDVTEALYTFPDPDLEESVPNTTTPTPGGNASNGTDGPTANGSTANGTNGSAANGSGTNETNGSAGSGATGPGVGVLGGAAAFGLGAWRLATRTREE; this is translated from the coding sequence ATGGTGAACGACGGGCTCTCGCGGCGCACCGCCCTCCGGGCGCTCGGCGGCGCGCTCGCCCTCCCGACCCTCCCCGCGCTCCCCCTCACGGGCCGCGCCGCCGGACAGGACGGCTTCGCGCCGCTCGGCCGCGTCGAGGTCGAGGGGACGAAAGAGGCCGTCGTCGACGGCGACGTCGCCTACCTCGCGACGACCGACGGCTTCGCCACCGTCGACGTGAGCGACCCCGAGTCCCCGGCCCTCCTCGCCGAGCGCCGCGACCTCCTGGCGGACCGCGAGGGCGGCCCGCTCGAGGAGATATTCGACGTGAAGGTCGACGGCGACCGCCTCGTCGTCCCCGGCCCCGCGAACGCGAGCCAGGGCGCCCTGCAGGGGGCGGCGCTCTACGACGTGGCCGACCCCGCCGCACCCGAACGCCTCGCCGTCTACGAGACGGACTTCTTCCACCACAACGTCTACTTCGACGACGGCGTGCTCTACTTCGGCGCGAACGGCCTCCCCGGCAACCCGCTGGTGATGGTCGACGCCGACGCCCTCGCCGCGGACGACCCGAACCCCGAACTCGGGCGCTGGTCGCCGGCGGCCGAGGACGACCGCTGGCTGGACGTCCCCTTCGGCGTGTTCAACCTCCACGACATCTGGGTACAGGAGGGCGTCGCCGCCCTCGCCTACTGGGACGCCGGCACCTGGCTGGTCGACGTGAGCGACCCCGCCGCCCCCGACCCCATCGTGAAGGTTCGGGGGTACGACCCGGAGGACCTCGCCGGCCTCTCGGACCAGGCGGTGGCCTCCCGGCAGTTCCAGCTCCCCGGCAACGACCACTTCGTCGCCTTCGACGACGACATGTCGCTGCTCGGCCTCGGGATGGAGGCGTGGGACCAGACGCCAGACGACGGCGAGGGGAGCCCCGGCGGCATCGACCTCTACGACGTCTCGACGCTCGCGGCCCCCGAACTCGTCCACTCCTTCGCCGCGCCGCCGACCGACGACCCCTCCTACTCGGGGACGTGGACCACCTCGCACAACTTCGAACTCACCGGCGGCCGCCTCTACGCCTCCTGGTACCAGGGCGGCGTGAGCGTCCACGACGTGCGCGACCCGTCGGACCCGACGCCCCTCGCCGAGTGGCGCGACGAGGTCGAGACGAGTTTCTGGACCGCGCGGGCGGCGCGCCCGGGCGAGTTCTTCGTCGCCTCCAGCGCGAACTTCCTCGAGTGGGACGTCACGGAGGCGCTCTACACGTTCCCCGACCCCGACCTCGAGGAGTCCGTCCCCAACACCACGACGCCGACGCCCGGGGGGAACGCCTCGAACGGGACGGACGGTCCGACGGCGAACGGTTCGACGGCGAACGGGACGAACGGCTCGGCAGCGAACGGCTCGGGAACGAACGAGACGAACGGGAGTGCCGGGTCGGGCGCGACCGGTCCCGGGGTCGGCGTCCTCGGCGGTGCGGCGGCGTTCGGCCTCGGCGCGTGGCGACTCGCGACGCGGACGCGCGAGGAGTGA
- a CDS encoding metal-dependent hydrolase yields the protein MMVTTHAAVGVTLASSLVVLAPEFAVVGALAGLAGGVLPDLDLLVGTHRRTLHFPALYWVGALPALAWAALAPSTASVAAACFLLAAAVHSLSDAVGAGEELRPWERTTDRAVYLHPAGRWLRARRWVRYDGAPEDLALTVGFALPGIVLFDGAVRYLCLAGVALAAVYALFRKRVPDLIEGTVR from the coding sequence ATGATGGTGACCACGCACGCCGCCGTCGGCGTGACGCTGGCCTCGTCGCTGGTCGTCCTCGCACCCGAGTTCGCCGTCGTCGGCGCGCTCGCCGGCCTCGCCGGCGGCGTCCTCCCCGACCTCGACCTCCTCGTCGGCACGCACCGCCGGACGCTCCACTTCCCCGCGCTCTACTGGGTCGGCGCGCTCCCCGCGCTGGCGTGGGCCGCGCTCGCCCCGTCGACGGCGAGCGTCGCGGCCGCCTGCTTCCTCCTCGCGGCCGCCGTCCACTCCCTCTCCGACGCCGTCGGCGCGGGCGAGGAACTCAGGCCGTGGGAGCGGACGACCGACCGGGCGGTGTACCTCCACCCCGCCGGCCGGTGGCTGCGCGCCCGGCGCTGGGTGCGCTACGACGGCGCGCCCGAGGACCTCGCGCTCACCGTCGGCTTCGCGCTCCCCGGCATCGTCCTGTTCGACGGGGCGGTTCGCTACCTCTGTCTCGCCGGTGTGGCGCTCGCCGCCGTCTACGCCCTGTTCCGAAAGCGCGTCCCGGACCTCATCGAGGGGACCGTCCGCTGA
- a CDS encoding TIGR00266 family protein, translating to MRHDIDYSPSYSLLTLHLDRGEAVRAEAGAMVSYGPGVDIETQARGGLLGSLKRSVLGGESFFLNTFSAQESTELTLAPPLPGDVVAHELAGEPLFVQSGSYLAGDEDIEMDTEFGGGRTFFGGEGLFLLRLEGHGQAYLSSYGAIHERDLAAGEEYTVDTGHIVAFEGSTGFEVERVGGLKSTLFSGEGLVCTFTGPGRIWLQTRSEDALLSWLVPKLPSNE from the coding sequence ATGCGTCACGACATCGACTACAGCCCCTCCTACAGCCTCCTCACGCTCCACCTCGACCGGGGCGAGGCGGTCCGTGCGGAGGCCGGCGCGATGGTCAGCTACGGTCCCGGCGTCGACATCGAGACGCAGGCGCGCGGCGGCCTGCTCGGGTCGCTCAAGCGCAGCGTCCTCGGCGGCGAGAGCTTCTTCCTCAACACGTTCTCGGCGCAGGAGTCGACCGAGTTGACGCTCGCACCGCCGCTCCCCGGCGACGTCGTCGCCCACGAACTCGCGGGCGAACCGCTGTTCGTCCAGTCCGGGTCGTACCTCGCCGGCGACGAGGACATCGAGATGGACACCGAGTTCGGCGGCGGCCGGACCTTCTTCGGCGGGGAGGGGCTGTTCCTCCTGCGGCTGGAGGGGCACGGCCAGGCCTACCTCTCCAGTTACGGCGCCATCCACGAACGCGACCTCGCCGCCGGCGAGGAGTACACCGTCGACACGGGCCACATCGTCGCCTTCGAGGGGTCGACCGGCTTCGAGGTGGAGCGCGTCGGCGGGCTGAAGTCCACGCTCTTCTCGGGCGAGGGCCTCGTCTGTACGTTCACCGGCCCCGGCCGAATCTGGCTCCAGACGCGGAGCGAGGACGCCCTGCTCTCCTGGCTCGTCCCGAAACTCCCCTCGAACGAGTAG
- a CDS encoding ROK family protein, protein MAYYVGVDLGATNVRAVVADGEATVLGRGREVTPDGPTGIAVTEAVLSVVRAACDDAGLAPASVSAAAVASFGPLDLTEGAVVDPANLPESIDRIPLTGPLSNLVDTDRVYLHNDTNAGVIGQRFFSDRNPDDMVYLTMSSGVGAGVSVDGHVLRGWDGNAGEVGHLTIDPDGRMTCGCGHDGHWEAYCSGNNIPRYARYVHEADDVPTDLPLSSPEFDAPTVFEAVESDPLAAEVVERVGRWNTLGVANVCHAFAPLVVYVGGAVALNNPDLVLDPIREHLADEVMVNVPEVELTTLGDDVVVLGALASALTGGTGDRRALE, encoded by the coding sequence ATGGCCTACTACGTGGGCGTCGACCTCGGGGCGACGAACGTCCGGGCGGTCGTCGCCGACGGCGAGGCGACGGTACTGGGGCGGGGCCGCGAGGTGACGCCCGACGGTCCGACGGGCATCGCGGTGACGGAGGCGGTGCTCTCGGTCGTCCGGGCGGCGTGCGACGACGCCGGCCTCGCACCGGCGTCGGTGTCGGCGGCGGCCGTCGCGTCGTTCGGTCCCCTCGACCTGACGGAGGGCGCCGTCGTCGACCCGGCGAACCTCCCCGAGTCCATCGACCGTATCCCGCTGACGGGACCGCTCTCGAACCTCGTCGACACCGACCGGGTCTACCTCCACAACGACACGAACGCGGGCGTCATCGGACAGCGCTTCTTCAGCGACCGGAACCCCGACGACATGGTCTACCTCACGATGTCGTCGGGCGTCGGCGCGGGCGTCAGCGTCGACGGCCACGTCCTGCGGGGGTGGGACGGCAACGCCGGCGAGGTCGGCCACCTCACCATCGACCCCGACGGGCGGATGACCTGCGGTTGCGGTCACGACGGCCACTGGGAGGCGTACTGCTCGGGCAACAACATCCCCCGCTACGCCCGGTACGTCCACGAGGCCGACGACGTGCCGACCGACCTCCCGCTCTCCTCTCCCGAGTTCGACGCGCCGACCGTCTTCGAGGCGGTCGAGTCGGACCCCCTCGCGGCCGAGGTGGTCGAGCGCGTCGGCCGGTGGAACACCCTCGGCGTGGCGAACGTCTGTCACGCCTTCGCGCCGCTGGTCGTCTACGTCGGCGGCGCCGTCGCGCTCAACAACCCCGACCTCGTCCTCGACCCCATCCGCGAACACCTCGCCGACGAGGTGATGGTGAACGTTCCCGAGGTCGAACTGACGACGCTCGGCGACGACGTCGTCGTCCTCGGGGCGCTCGCGAGCGCCCTCACCGGCGGGACGGGCGACCGGCGCGCCCTGGAGTGA
- a CDS encoding LURP-one-related/scramblase family protein — MSEPSARDVVGGVDLSDDNYVVRQSLVRNKYAVEDSSGRTVLRGKQKLFKVKEDFPFTDPDGDVVFRIKARNLLDVAGEYALVDERSGDTFGVIEKEFTLFKHAYTLRSPEGERWARIESESAVVMALKSLSGIFGLLPHTYTVTGADGEVVGTIEERFSLRDVYDVTIGETGDVPREAIVAAAVAIDALEEN, encoded by the coding sequence ATGAGCGAACCGAGCGCGCGCGACGTCGTCGGCGGTGTCGACCTCTCGGACGACAACTACGTCGTCAGACAGAGCCTCGTCCGGAACAAGTACGCGGTCGAGGACTCGTCGGGACGGACCGTCCTGCGGGGCAAACAGAAGCTGTTCAAGGTGAAGGAGGACTTCCCGTTCACCGACCCGGACGGCGACGTCGTCTTCCGCATCAAGGCGCGGAACCTCCTCGACGTGGCCGGCGAGTACGCGCTGGTCGACGAGCGCAGCGGCGACACCTTCGGCGTCATCGAGAAGGAGTTCACGCTGTTCAAACACGCCTACACCCTCCGGAGCCCCGAGGGCGAACGCTGGGCGCGCATCGAGAGCGAGAGCGCCGTCGTGATGGCGCTGAAGAGCCTCTCCGGTATCTTCGGCCTCCTGCCACACACCTACACCGTCACCGGGGCGGACGGCGAGGTCGTCGGGACCATCGAGGAACGCTTCTCGTTGCGTGACGTCTACGACGTGACTATCGGGGAGACGGGCGACGTCCCCCGGGAGGCCATCGTCGCCGCCGCCGTCGCCATCGACGCGCTGGAGGAGAACTGA
- a CDS encoding SDR family NAD(P)-dependent oxidoreductase, producing MIQPDLSGRTALVTGSASGIGRSFLLALAERGADVAVHYNTSDEAAREVAATARESGVAATAVGGDVTDPDAVDEVFSAVEADLGSVDVLVNNVGRFAPSHWADIDWEAWNGVLETNFNGTVLCSKRALGPMREAGWGRIVNVGYASAEKGLVSPKNFPYFVAKAGVLMFTRMLAADTQDDGVTVNALSPYVVENSDEFPEDAPRGRWATYADLHQALLFFCDEGSEYVSGENVEVDGGWLPESV from the coding sequence ATGATTCAGCCGGACCTCTCGGGTCGCACCGCGCTCGTCACCGGCAGCGCGTCGGGTATCGGTCGGTCGTTCCTGCTCGCGCTCGCGGAGCGCGGCGCGGACGTGGCCGTCCACTACAACACGAGCGACGAGGCGGCCCGCGAGGTGGCCGCGACGGCGCGGGAGTCGGGCGTCGCGGCGACGGCCGTCGGGGGCGACGTCACCGACCCCGACGCGGTCGACGAGGTGTTCTCGGCGGTCGAGGCCGACCTCGGGTCGGTCGACGTCCTCGTGAACAACGTCGGCCGGTTCGCGCCGAGTCACTGGGCGGACATCGACTGGGAGGCGTGGAACGGGGTGCTGGAGACGAACTTCAACGGGACCGTCCTCTGCTCGAAGCGCGCGCTCGGCCCGATGCGCGAGGCGGGGTGGGGGCGCATCGTCAACGTCGGCTACGCCTCGGCGGAGAAGGGGCTGGTCAGCCCGAAGAACTTCCCGTACTTCGTGGCGAAGGCGGGCGTCCTGATGTTCACACGGATGCTCGCGGCCGACACGCAGGACGACGGTGTCACCGTCAACGCCCTCTCGCCGTACGTCGTCGAGAACTCCGACGAGTTCCCCGAGGACGCCCCCCGGGGTCGGTGGGCGACCTACGCCGACCTGCACCAGGCGCTCCTGTTCTTCTGCGACGAGGGGAGCGAGTACGTCAGCGGCGAGAACGTCGAGGTCGACGGCGGGTGGCTCCCGGAGTCGGTCTGA